The Xylocopa sonorina isolate GNS202 chromosome 5, iyXylSono1_principal, whole genome shotgun sequence genome segment TTTATTACAATACTAATTAAAGTAATATATACTCCATTGATTTAGTTTACCTTTGTGTAATCTGCTATTACtatataatttacatttatatgtatcTTATAGAATAATATGCAATCTCTGTGATAGTTATCTCTTATGATATGAACAGAGGCAATTGAGCATATTTAAATTAGAAGATACATCTAGATGTATGGTCCTCTATCCAATGAAAATTTTTGGCACTCTTATAATTGAACAAATTTTTTcatattacaagatataatatgtatattttatttacaaTATGATCAGAGACAAGAAACAATTATTCGTTTTACATACAGAAAAAAGATGTTGAAATTTTCCTAGTCACTTGTTTTTATCTATAACTAGCATTACTATACGTATATTATTCCAATGAAAGAGTAGAATATATATTGGTCATTTATTTCCTTCCTTTAGATTTTAAATATACAGATCATCCTAAATTGTTCAATTCATaggaaataatgtaaaattaaattttattctaAAGATTTTGTCAATTCAAATATGCAATTCTTCTGCTAAATAATTTACATAAATGATTCTAATAGTCAATTAAATTTTCTAACTCtactgaatattataatattaggcTACAAAATACTATGAGAAAAAGGCTCGTACGGTCATTGTAACAGGTTCTCTGCATATTGCACAACTTGTCATTCCAGGAGCACATTTAACACAAGCAACCATATGTCCACATGGTAAAAATACTACTCCTAATTCTCCATTATAACAGATTTTACACAATCTTGCATCATCTCTAGGTTCACTACTGCTTTGTACCCCTGTATTTGACAAATCTTCTGCACTTCCTTTTGCGGACGATCTATTGCTTCCTGCACTAATACTTTCTATACCACTGTCTTGAGAACTTGATCCAGGATGGCTTTCTACATTATCTTTTTTCTGCGCTTCTATACTTGTAGACCGTTCTACCTTCTTAATAAAACTAGGTAAATTCATTTGCATAGTCTCctgaaataaatataaaatatataattataagtATATTGTTTAGCTAATAACTATGTTTATATTATAAAATGCAGCATATAGTTACTTCTTTAGATGGTCTCGATATGTGTTGACCTGTTATTTTATTCACATAATCTTGACCTTTAACCATtaataggtaatagcatttagaAAACCATTTTGCGTGTTGTTCCCAAGGATCGTCTTCTGGTTCCCAATCTTTTAAGCCACCACCACAATAATAACACAAAGTTTGATCACCTTTTCCAGTATAATAAAAACCTGCATCTGCTAATTGTTCTTTCGTTTGTGGCATAGATTTTGGCCATGTTTCAAATGTGTGGAATCTACCGTCATAACTAGCATACTCAGGATGAACTGGTCCTTTAGGTCGTCCCAAGCCTAAACAGCTAAGTTTAGCTGTGCTTGGTAATTGTAATTCTGTCGAAAAATTATGGTTATCTGGACCAGATGTAGGGCGATATTCTAAACCATAAGCACCACATACATCTCTACTTCTTGGCCTTGGTGACGAAACTGTATTTGGATCTTCGCCAATTGGTACATTACCACAGTTAATTTTTCGAATAAATCTACAGCCTGGTGACCAACGCTGGTGATCAACCATAGGATTATCACCCTCTACCCACTGACATATCTCGACTTCacattcaaaacattttactttGTCACTTTCACCAGTATAGTAAAATCCAGCATCAGCAAACTTTTCTGGTGCAATATACGATATAGGCCAATTTTTAAAACTCTGCAGCCTAGCTAATTCAAAACGATAGTCCGCATTATCAACTTCGTCGTTTAATGCGGGTGATACTACTGGAAGCGCTGGTGGTGGTAACTGAGCATTTGCTGAAGATTTGAAGTTTGAaacactttgcaattctctGTGCATAATATCCATATTGGCCACACTGATCGAATTACAATTCAGAAGGTTTCTTCAAACCTATTCAAAATAGATGCAAGTATTGCTAAATTTATTGTTTGGATTAACTTTTATTAAATTACAGTTAATGTGCGATTACTTTTATTCTTGCAAACatcttttatatttaatatcgttttattaaaatttttatataattaagatattatataataaaaatttcaaatattttatacGATTTATAATTATAAAAGTACGCGAAAGAAGTTAGTACTTTAGGTATTTTACCCAAAACGTTAGGTCTGCGTGTTTGTAGTCACTTATATACGTATCTGCTGCTAATCTTTCTACAGAATTTAAAATACACGAGTATCTCTTATCTTTCGGGTAAAACATTTCACGAACTCTTTATTTTTCGATTACTTTGTCTTAATGCTTTTTTATGCAGAATAACCGGATGGAATCTAataaacaatatatatatatatatatatacacacacacacacacacacactctaaCATTTAGAAAAACAAATGCATCTGATCCAAAGAAAAAATTCCGTCCCATATAGTTTGGTTAAACTACTCTCTGTGCATTTTCATATCTGTACGTATTTTTGAAAAATGTAAAAATAGCACTGAGCACAACGTTATTGCACATTTATAGAATGTTGTACGTACATTTAACTTGTAATGTGCATTCTGTgtatgtgtgcgcgcgcgcacgcacttGTGTATATAGCTTTAACGATTACTCACTAAATAATTAGAATGCTGTTATGATTCGTGAATGACGAAGTACCATGGACTTTTCACGGTATATGTATAGTGCATACTTAGATAATGTGAAATGACGCAGCCTATGTACCAGAAACAAGAACTTCCAGGAACAAACTCTCACtcgctcactcactcactctgtctctctctcattctctctgaATTAACACACACTTGAAGTTACAACTGTATACACACATGCATGCCGTTCTGTGCAACGTTGCCACTTGTATATCCTGTATTTTAACTTTTCTTGTTGCATTACATCACTGTGTACTCATGAAATATATCGACAAAGGCATAGCAACCCGTATCTTTCTTTTCTTAatcattattttatcttatcctagaattttattaattttcattatataaaattaattttatctaAATGATACATCAAGTCAATTCAGAATTTTTTTATCAGATATTAAAGTGGTGCAATAAGCTCATAATGTTTTTAATTTAAATGATACCAACAAAGATTCTTCATTAACTACTAATTGAAAATAATGAGGACCTTTCGTTATAGAAATATATACTTCGTTTTAATCATTTATTTTAGTACCACCAGAAAATTTTAACTTAGACAAAGCGTTAAGTCAGTTTGTTAGAGCTCTAAATACCGAAAATCTATAGCACATCCTTTTCTCTTCGTTTTCAGAACATGTATTTCTCTGATATCCTGTTTTGGACAGAAgaaaggaaataacatttgcgttTAGCTAATCGTGGGATGTAATCATAAGGCTTATCTTTTTTGGGAGACTTTCACATCTGTTTCATTTGTGACATCTGGCAACAGTGTAATTAAAAGCAGGAAAGAGAGAACACACAATGAAACAAACATAACTGGTTGTCCTTTTTTAAAAGATAAAAAAGTTCATTCTTAACTCTTGTGTGACTTATCATTTTGAGAACCGCAAACCGCACAGCGGATTCTTGATCCACTTATTTTTCCATATTAAAAACCGATTAAAAACAAACCGTTTCGTTTTATCGTACGATTATAGatagagagaaaagaaggaagTAAATGGCTACAGCATTAGTAAGTAAACCAGAATTTCACGATTCTGATACAAATATGTAACGTGCATTGGTTGAAGCAAACCTATAATCCGTTTGGCGAAGATtaagaaatatatttattgTATATATAAGTTATTTTATCATTGCATTACTCAGAAACATGATATTTTATATTTGAAATTGACTGAAAAGATAAAAGGTTAAACATGCATTCCTGACTCGTCTGAGTTTGCTTCGCCACGATGGCTTTTTAACTTCGATGAGACGAAACGAGAAGAGGCGCGGCGCGGCAAGGTAAGGTAAGGCAAAGCAAGGTAAAACAAGCCAAGACGTAGAATGTACGTAAGCCAAATATGAAAATGCAGCAATCTATAATGCGAATAAAATCGGTCTAGACAAGTTAATCGAATCTT includes the following:
- the LOC143423438 gene encoding baculoviral IAP repeat-containing protein 8 is translated as MDIMHRELQSVSNFKSSANAQLPPPALPVVSPALNDEVDNADYRFELARLQSFKNWPISYIAPEKFADAGFYYTGESDKVKCFECEVEICQWVEGDNPMVDHQRWSPGCRFIRKINCGNVPIGEDPNTVSSPRPRSRDVCGAYGLEYRPTSGPDNHNFSTELQLPSTAKLSCLGLGRPKGPVHPEYASYDGRFHTFETWPKSMPQTKEQLADAGFYYTGKGDQTLCYYCGGGLKDWEPEDDPWEQHAKWFSKCYYLLMVKGQDYVNKITGQHISRPSKEETMQMNLPSFIKKVERSTSIEAQKKDNVESHPGSSSQDSGIESISAGSNRSSAKGSAEDLSNTGVQSSSEPRDDARLCKICYNGELGVVFLPCGHMVACVKCAPGMTSCAICREPVTMTVRAFFS